A section of the Serratia liquefaciens ATCC 27592 genome encodes:
- a CDS encoding Bug family tripartite tricarboxylate transporter substrate binding protein: MKKIITRTLTATALLLATHQAFALEAPKRTECIAPAKPGGGFDLTCKLIQVSLQETKAIDKPMRVTYMPGGVGAVAYNAIVAQRPAEFGTVVAFSGGSLLNLSQGKFGRYNVDDVKWLAAVGTDYGMIAVRADSPYKTLKDLMNAFQKDPNSVVFGAGASIGSQDWMKTALLAREVGVDPHKMRYVAFEGGGEPVTALLGNHIQAVSGDLSEMVPYLQGDKIRVLAVYSEQRLPGQLADVPTAKEQGFNLVWPIIRGFYVGPKVTEEEYQWWLDTFKKMMATEEFKQQRDLRGLFEFDLTGKELDAYVKNQVNQYREQAKVFGLAK, translated from the coding sequence ATGAAAAAAATAATCACCCGCACACTGACCGCTACCGCTCTGCTGCTGGCCACCCATCAGGCTTTTGCCCTGGAAGCGCCGAAACGCACCGAATGTATCGCTCCTGCCAAGCCTGGCGGGGGATTTGACCTGACCTGCAAGCTGATCCAGGTCTCGTTGCAAGAAACTAAAGCCATCGACAAACCGATGCGCGTGACCTATATGCCCGGCGGCGTAGGTGCGGTGGCTTACAACGCCATCGTGGCTCAGCGCCCGGCGGAATTCGGCACGGTAGTCGCCTTCTCCGGCGGCTCGCTGCTGAATCTGTCACAGGGAAAATTCGGCCGTTACAACGTCGATGACGTCAAATGGTTGGCCGCTGTCGGCACCGACTACGGCATGATCGCCGTGCGTGCCGACTCACCGTACAAAACCCTGAAAGACCTGATGAACGCCTTCCAAAAAGATCCCAACAGCGTGGTGTTCGGCGCAGGCGCTTCGATCGGTAGCCAGGACTGGATGAAAACCGCCCTGCTGGCGCGTGAAGTCGGCGTCGATCCCCACAAGATGCGTTACGTGGCGTTCGAAGGCGGCGGCGAGCCTGTTACCGCTCTGCTCGGCAACCACATCCAGGCAGTTTCCGGCGATCTGAGCGAAATGGTGCCTTACCTGCAGGGCGACAAAATTCGCGTGCTGGCGGTGTATTCCGAACAGCGCCTGCCGGGTCAGTTAGCCGATGTTCCGACCGCCAAAGAGCAAGGGTTCAATCTGGTCTGGCCGATCATTCGCGGCTTCTACGTTGGCCCGAAGGTCACGGAAGAGGAGTACCAGTGGTGGCTCGATACCTTCAAGAAAATGATGGCGACCGAGGAATTCAAGCAACAGCGCGATCTGCGCGGCCTGTTTGAATTCGACCTGACCGGCAAAGAATTGGACGCCTACGTGAAAAACCAGGTCAATCAGTACCGCGAACAGGCCAAAGTTTTCGGCCTGGCAAAATAA
- the tctD gene encoding transcriptional regulator TctD, giving the protein MRLLLVEDHPELSHWLQKALTGVGFAVDVAPDGLAADHLLLNESYALVVLDVALPRLNGLDLLARLRKRGQDLPVLLLTARTDVADRVKGLNLGADDYLTKPFELDELEARIRALLRRSVGVTQQALQYGALTYHDEGYFQLDDKPLQLTPRELAVLTALIHRRGRPVAKQQLFEQVFTLADEANPESIELYVHRLRKKLQGSNVAIITLRGLGYSLELCNEVV; this is encoded by the coding sequence ATGCGTCTGTTATTGGTTGAGGATCATCCCGAGTTATCCCATTGGCTGCAAAAGGCGTTAACCGGCGTCGGTTTTGCCGTCGACGTCGCGCCGGACGGGCTGGCGGCCGATCATTTGTTGTTAAACGAATCCTATGCGCTGGTGGTGCTGGACGTAGCGTTACCGCGGCTGAACGGGCTGGATCTGCTGGCCCGTCTGCGCAAGCGAGGGCAGGATTTACCGGTGCTGTTGCTGACGGCCAGAACCGACGTCGCCGATCGGGTTAAAGGGTTGAACCTGGGGGCCGACGATTATCTCACCAAGCCTTTCGAACTGGATGAGTTGGAGGCGCGCATTCGGGCGTTGCTGCGCCGCAGCGTCGGCGTGACCCAGCAGGCGCTGCAATACGGTGCGCTGACCTATCACGATGAAGGCTATTTTCAGCTGGACGACAAACCTCTGCAATTGACGCCGCGTGAACTGGCGGTGCTGACCGCGTTGATCCACCGCCGTGGTCGGCCGGTGGCCAAACAGCAGTTGTTTGAACAGGTGTTTACTTTGGCCGACGAGGCCAATCCGGAAAGCATCGAACTCTATGTCCACCGGCTGCGAAAAAAACTGCAGGGCAGCAACGTGGCGATTATCACTCTGCGCGGTCTGGGCTACAGCCTGGAGCTTTGCAATGAGGTGGTTTAA
- a CDS encoding DMT family transporter: MNMLFPLLAVLIWSINAVVSKLSATAIDPAAISFYRWLLALITLTPFVLPGVIRHWSAIRANWWKLLVLGMLGMVLYQSLAYYAAHSVSALFMGIIVSLIPLLTILISIVLLRVAPTVGIAIGSLLSLGGLIWLVSAGNPGELLQHGIGKGELMMFAATASYALYGVLTKRWAIALPNWQSLYVQILFGVVLLLPNFLMAQDVSLTSQNIPLVLFAGIPASIVAPYLWIHGVMRLGANTASIFMNLAPVFTAIIAVLFLHEHLHSYHLIGGGITLLGVILSQRLRTPLGRKAKQAAECQS, translated from the coding sequence ATGAATATGCTCTTCCCTTTGCTGGCGGTTCTGATTTGGTCAATCAACGCCGTGGTCAGCAAACTCTCGGCCACCGCTATCGATCCGGCCGCGATCTCCTTCTACCGCTGGTTGCTGGCGCTGATCACCCTTACGCCGTTCGTACTGCCCGGCGTGATCCGCCACTGGTCGGCGATACGCGCCAACTGGTGGAAATTGCTGGTCCTCGGCATGCTGGGCATGGTGTTGTATCAGAGTCTGGCCTATTACGCGGCGCACAGCGTCAGCGCGCTGTTTATGGGCATTATTGTCTCGCTGATCCCATTACTGACCATTCTGATCAGCATCGTGCTGTTGCGCGTCGCTCCCACGGTAGGTATTGCCATCGGCAGCCTGTTGTCTTTGGGCGGCTTGATCTGGCTGGTGAGTGCCGGTAACCCGGGTGAGTTGCTGCAGCACGGCATCGGCAAGGGGGAATTGATGATGTTCGCCGCCACCGCCTCTTATGCGCTGTACGGCGTGCTGACCAAACGTTGGGCGATTGCCCTGCCGAACTGGCAGTCGTTGTATGTGCAGATCCTGTTCGGCGTGGTGCTGTTACTGCCGAACTTCCTGATGGCACAAGACGTGTCTCTGACCAGCCAAAACATCCCGCTGGTGCTGTTTGCCGGCATTCCGGCCTCGATTGTCGCACCTTATCTGTGGATCCACGGCGTTATGCGTCTGGGGGCCAATACCGCGTCGATCTTTATGAACCTGGCACCGGTATTTACCGCCATCATTGCGGTGCTGTTCCTGCATGAACATCTGCACAGCTACCATCTGATCGGCGGCGGCATTACCCTGCTGGGCGTGATCCTGTCGCAGCGTCTGCGCACACCGCTGGGGCGCAAGGCCAAACAAGCCGCGGAGTGTCAGAGCTAA
- a CDS encoding CatB-related O-acetyltransferase yields MTEKHWSKTELLHQTVTNPNIIVKGTHSYYSDYLDDGFERSVVRYLHGDEVSQQWQPLGTIDQLLIGDYVCIAAEAVILMGGNHTHRADWFCLYPMMESILASYQPKGDTRLGDGCWIGMRAMLMPGVTIGEGAIVAAGSVVTKDVEPYTLVGGNPARPIRLRFAPQIVARLLALRIYDLSAEDFSQVQPLLANDDIAALERAISEIKR; encoded by the coding sequence ATGACTGAAAAACACTGGTCAAAAACAGAACTGTTACACCAAACGGTGACCAACCCCAATATTATCGTCAAAGGGACTCACAGCTATTACAGCGATTACCTGGATGACGGCTTTGAGCGCTCCGTGGTGCGTTATTTGCACGGCGACGAGGTCAGCCAACAGTGGCAGCCGCTAGGGACGATAGACCAATTGCTGATCGGCGATTATGTCTGCATTGCCGCCGAGGCTGTGATCCTGATGGGGGGCAACCATACCCATCGTGCCGATTGGTTCTGCCTGTATCCGATGATGGAAAGCATTCTGGCTTCCTATCAGCCGAAGGGCGATACCCGGTTGGGGGACGGCTGCTGGATAGGCATGCGGGCGATGCTGATGCCGGGCGTGACGATTGGGGAAGGAGCGATAGTCGCCGCCGGTAGCGTTGTGACGAAGGATGTTGAGCCTTACACCTTGGTGGGGGGCAATCCGGCGCGACCAATAAGACTGCGCTTTGCTCCGCAGATCGTAGCCAGGTTACTCGCTTTGCGCATTTATGATCTGTCGGCTGAGGATTTTTCTCAGGTGCAGCCTTTGCTGGCCAATGACGATATTGCGGCCCTTGAACGGGCGATAAGCGAAATTAAACGTTAA
- a CDS encoding tripartite tricarboxylate transporter TctB family protein gives MSDRIFAGFWLLLCIGGLFIGWGIQSEYSYEPLGPRPFPLAILSLMALCAALLLLNKPQAVEWPHNKVMQRLLVLVITLVLYAWGFEWLGFPLATALLTFSIGLLFQASLIAALVSGAIMGVALYYAFDRLLDVTLPLGVWLS, from the coding sequence ATGAGCGATCGCATTTTTGCCGGGTTCTGGCTGCTGCTGTGCATCGGCGGCCTGTTTATCGGCTGGGGTATCCAGAGTGAATACAGCTATGAACCACTGGGTCCGCGGCCCTTCCCACTGGCTATCCTCAGCCTGATGGCGCTGTGTGCGGCACTGCTGCTGTTGAACAAACCTCAAGCCGTTGAATGGCCGCATAACAAGGTGATGCAACGTCTGCTGGTGCTGGTGATCACGCTGGTGCTGTACGCCTGGGGCTTCGAGTGGCTGGGCTTTCCGCTGGCAACCGCGCTGCTGACCTTCAGCATTGGCCTGCTGTTCCAGGCCAGCCTGATAGCGGCGTTGGTGTCTGGCGCGATCATGGGCGTTGCGCTCTATTACGCCTTTGACCGCTTACTTGATGTGACACTGCCACTCGGCGTTTGGCTGAGCTAA
- a CDS encoding tripartite tricarboxylate transporter permease, with protein sequence METWMYLSQGFEVALVPQNLIIALIGCFVGTIVGLLPGLGPINGVAILLPLAFALKLPAESALILLATVYIGCEYGGRISSILLNVPGDAAAIMTALDGYPMAQQGRAGVALSISAVSSFVGSMIAIGGIILFAPLLARWSLAFGPAEYFALMVFAIACLGSMMSQNPLKSLLAALIGLGLATVGVDANTGVYRFTFDSVHLSDGVQFIVVVIGLFSVSEILLMLESTSAGQKLVRKTGRLLFNRKEAAECVGPTLRSSVIGFFVGILPGAGATIASALTYMTEKKISGNSETFGKGDIRGVAAPEAANNASACGSFIPMLTLGVPGSGTTAVMMGALTLYNITPGPAMFTEQPDIVWGLIAALLIANVILLIMNLPLVGLFTRMLTIPLWFLVPAIAAVSAVGVYAVHSTTFDLLLMVGLGVFGYILRKMHFPMSPLILGFVLGEMLEQNLRRALSISNGEFSILWGSGIAQTLLVLAVSVLVLPLLLRRIRKRRLTAEAAKAE encoded by the coding sequence ATGGAAACCTGGATGTATTTGTCTCAAGGGTTCGAGGTGGCGCTGGTGCCCCAGAACCTGATTATCGCCCTGATCGGCTGCTTCGTCGGCACCATTGTCGGCCTGCTACCGGGTCTGGGGCCGATCAACGGCGTGGCGATCCTGCTGCCGCTGGCGTTTGCCCTCAAATTACCAGCCGAGTCGGCACTGATCCTGCTGGCGACGGTGTATATCGGCTGCGAGTACGGCGGCCGCATCTCCTCGATATTGCTCAACGTACCGGGAGACGCTGCTGCGATCATGACCGCACTGGACGGTTACCCCATGGCACAACAAGGCCGTGCCGGCGTCGCGCTGTCGATTTCGGCGGTCAGCTCCTTTGTCGGTTCGATGATTGCCATCGGCGGGATCATTCTGTTTGCCCCGCTGCTGGCCCGTTGGTCACTGGCATTTGGTCCGGCAGAATATTTCGCCCTGATGGTGTTCGCTATCGCCTGCCTGGGCAGCATGATGAGCCAAAACCCGTTGAAATCTCTGCTGGCGGCGCTGATTGGTCTGGGGCTGGCTACGGTCGGGGTGGACGCCAACACCGGCGTTTATCGTTTCACCTTCGACAGCGTCCACCTCTCCGATGGCGTGCAATTTATCGTGGTGGTGATTGGCCTGTTCTCGGTCAGTGAAATCTTGCTGATGCTCGAAAGCACCAGCGCTGGGCAAAAACTGGTGCGTAAGACCGGCCGCCTGCTGTTTAACCGTAAAGAGGCCGCCGAGTGCGTGGGCCCCACGCTGCGTTCTTCGGTGATCGGTTTCTTCGTCGGCATTCTGCCGGGTGCCGGGGCCACCATCGCCAGCGCCCTCACCTACATGACCGAAAAGAAGATCAGCGGCAACAGCGAAACCTTCGGCAAAGGGGATATCCGCGGCGTTGCTGCGCCCGAAGCGGCCAATAACGCCTCGGCCTGCGGTTCGTTCATTCCGATGCTGACGCTGGGCGTACCGGGTTCCGGCACCACAGCGGTAATGATGGGGGCGCTGACGCTGTACAACATCACGCCAGGTCCGGCAATGTTCACCGAACAGCCGGATATTGTCTGGGGGCTGATTGCCGCGCTGCTGATTGCCAACGTGATCCTGCTGATCATGAACCTGCCGTTGGTGGGCCTGTTTACCCGCATGCTGACCATCCCTTTGTGGTTCCTGGTACCGGCGATTGCCGCGGTGTCGGCGGTCGGCGTTTACGCGGTGCACAGTACCACCTTTGACCTGCTATTGATGGTTGGGCTGGGGGTGTTTGGTTACATACTGAGGAAGATGCACTTCCCGATGTCACCGCTGATCCTGGGCTTCGTTCTGGGAGAAATGCTGGAGCAAAACCTGCGCCGCGCGCTGTCGATCAGCAACGGTGAGTTCAGCATCCTGTGGGGTAGTGGCATCGCGCAAACGCTGCTGGTGCTGGCGGTATCCGTGTTGGTGCTGCCGCTACTGTTGCGCAGAATACGCAAACGCCGCCTGACGGCGGAAGCGGCCAAGGCCGAATAA
- a CDS encoding DMT family transporter encodes MSLPSGISARPVFPGARILQGSSQGYVIAIISAMLLAFTAIIIRVLTEYYHLPTFVLAFWRAALVALVLLPVLLLFKPEWARLQRSQVLFYACYGLLLAVFNSLWTLSVALNGASVATILTYCSVGFTVFLGWMMYSERLSLRQLVVIVVSLGGCFLVSNGDSMGNSHFNLLGLVVGMLSGIGYTLYTLGGRVATERRYPVWNTILYVFGFSAVYQWLFNAALTFYPLEAFHGMTGSLWFLSQGVQGIEWGGWWLLLTLAAGPTLLGFGLYNISLKTLPLAVANLILSLELVFTAAIAYFLLGESMNQLQLLGSALVMGGVLMLKSKTAAT; translated from the coding sequence ATGTCATTACCATCGGGTATCTCAGCCAGGCCGGTTTTCCCGGGGGCGCGCATTTTACAGGGCAGCAGTCAGGGGTATGTGATTGCTATCATCAGCGCCATGTTGCTGGCCTTTACCGCCATTATTATCCGCGTGCTGACGGAGTATTATCACCTGCCGACCTTTGTGCTGGCTTTTTGGCGTGCGGCGCTGGTTGCTCTGGTGCTGTTGCCGGTACTGCTGCTGTTCAAACCCGAATGGGCGCGTTTACAGCGCTCGCAGGTCCTCTTTTATGCCTGCTATGGTCTGCTGTTGGCAGTGTTCAACAGTCTGTGGACGCTGTCGGTGGCGCTGAACGGTGCGTCGGTGGCGACCATCCTGACCTACTGCTCGGTCGGTTTTACCGTGTTTCTCGGTTGGATGATGTACAGCGAACGCCTTAGCCTGCGCCAGTTGGTGGTGATTGTGGTCAGCCTGGGCGGCTGTTTTCTGGTCAGCAACGGCGACAGCATGGGCAACAGCCATTTTAACCTGTTGGGGCTGGTGGTGGGCATGCTGTCCGGCATCGGATACACCCTCTATACGCTGGGCGGGCGGGTCGCGACCGAACGGCGTTACCCGGTGTGGAACACCATCCTGTACGTGTTCGGCTTTTCGGCGGTCTATCAGTGGTTGTTCAATGCCGCGCTGACCTTTTACCCGCTGGAAGCGTTCCACGGCATGACGGGATCATTGTGGTTCCTGTCCCAAGGCGTTCAGGGTATCGAGTGGGGGGGCTGGTGGTTGCTGCTGACCCTGGCTGCCGGCCCAACGCTGTTGGGTTTCGGCCTGTACAACATCAGTTTGAAAACCTTGCCGCTGGCGGTGGCAAACCTGATTTTGTCGCTGGAACTGGTGTTCACGGCAGCGATCGCTTACTTCCTGCTGGGGGAAAGTATGAATCAGTTACAGCTGCTGGGCAGTGCGTTGGTGATGGGCGGGGTGCTGATGCTGAAGAGCAAGACGGCTGCGACGTGA
- the pdxB gene encoding 4-phosphoerythronate dehydrogenase PdxB produces MKILVDENMPYATELFSRLGNVQAVPGRPIPSDALADADALMVRSVTKVNEALLAGTRIGFVGTATAGTDHVDDAWLQQQGIGFSAAPGCNAIAVVEYVFSALMLLAERDGFHLRDKTVGIIGVGNVGSRLDARLKALGVRTLLCDPPRADRGDSGEFWPLEKLVAEADVLTFHTPLNKSGPYHSLHLADAELLAALPDNRILINACRGPVVDNAALLQALEKGKKLSTVLDVWEPEPELCLPLLARVDIGTAHIAGYTLEGKARGTTQVFEAFSRHLGQPQQIELASLLPVPEFSQIQLNGPLDEGKLKRLMHLVYDVRRDDAPLRKVAGQPGEFDRLRKHYQERREWSSLRVQCDDSASAELLHKLGFSIA; encoded by the coding sequence GTGAAAATCCTGGTTGATGAAAATATGCCGTACGCGACTGAATTGTTCAGTCGCTTGGGGAACGTACAGGCCGTGCCTGGCCGCCCAATTCCGAGTGATGCGTTGGCGGATGCCGATGCGTTGATGGTGCGCTCGGTGACCAAAGTGAATGAAGCGCTGCTGGCCGGCACCCGCATTGGTTTTGTCGGCACCGCGACAGCCGGCACCGATCACGTAGACGACGCCTGGCTGCAACAGCAGGGCATAGGTTTTTCTGCGGCACCGGGGTGTAACGCCATTGCCGTGGTGGAATATGTCTTCTCCGCGCTGATGTTGCTGGCTGAGCGTGACGGTTTTCACCTGCGCGATAAAACCGTCGGCATTATCGGCGTCGGCAACGTAGGTTCACGGCTGGATGCCCGTTTGAAAGCGCTGGGCGTACGTACCTTACTGTGCGATCCGCCGCGGGCCGATCGTGGTGACAGCGGCGAGTTCTGGCCATTGGAGAAGCTGGTGGCGGAAGCTGACGTGCTGACCTTCCATACGCCGCTCAATAAATCCGGCCCTTATCATTCACTGCATTTGGCTGACGCCGAACTGCTGGCGGCACTGCCGGACAATCGCATTCTGATCAACGCTTGCCGCGGCCCGGTAGTCGACAACGCGGCGCTGTTGCAGGCGCTGGAAAAAGGCAAAAAGCTGAGCACGGTGCTGGACGTGTGGGAACCGGAGCCGGAGCTGTGTCTGCCGCTGCTGGCGCGGGTCGATATCGGTACCGCGCATATCGCCGGCTACACGCTGGAGGGCAAGGCGCGCGGCACGACGCAGGTCTTCGAGGCTTTCAGCCGCCACCTGGGACAGCCGCAGCAGATCGAACTGGCCTCATTGTTGCCGGTGCCCGAGTTCAGTCAGATCCAGCTCAATGGGCCACTGGACGAAGGCAAATTAAAACGATTGATGCACTTGGTGTATGATGTGCGCCGCGACGACGCGCCGCTGCGTAAAGTGGCCGGGCAACCGGGCGAGTTTGATCGTCTGCGCAAACATTATCAGGAGCGCCGTGAATGGTCTTCATTACGCGTCCAGTGTGATGATAGCGCC
- a CDS encoding sensor histidine kinase has protein sequence MRWFNAPQSLFYQLLLFFGLPLLVLGGISIYTHYFSAMNAATLAYDRTLLASARTVAERLVVRNGRLEADVPYVVLDSFERNMNDQLYYEVISPQGVSISGYDDLPTMPPHILRSSLYPALVHFYDAEYRGRPIRVAALYQPVNESGVMGMATILVAETLESRRYLARQMMLSALLSQGTVVVLTMILAFALLKRVLKPMRKLSGIMLRRDPGELTPLPMVLPWSEMQPLLLAFNRYIERLRVMVARQERFSADASHQLRTPLTVLKTQVGVALASDKPEQWRESLLAMSATLDNTVALTDRLLYLSRLKAHEHHADRQLQPVNLAQVLRDACFSRLPQARSKRIDLGYEGESVCWVGGETLLLTELCANLLDNALKYTPHQGTVTARLTLDKQAGEGILEIEDSGPGIAQQDTAQALQPFHRLDNVGDQPGAGLGLALVSDITRYHGTRPELLTSATLGGLLVRVRFQLLS, from the coding sequence ATGAGGTGGTTTAACGCGCCGCAATCGCTGTTTTATCAACTGCTGTTGTTTTTTGGCCTGCCGCTGCTGGTGTTAGGCGGCATCTCGATTTATACCCACTACTTCAGCGCGATGAATGCCGCTACGCTGGCTTACGATCGTACGTTGCTGGCGTCAGCACGCACCGTGGCGGAACGGTTGGTGGTGCGAAATGGCCGGCTTGAGGCGGATGTGCCCTACGTGGTGCTCGACAGTTTTGAGCGCAACATGAACGATCAGCTTTACTACGAAGTGATCTCCCCGCAGGGCGTAAGTATCTCCGGCTATGACGATCTGCCGACGATGCCGCCGCATATTTTACGCTCAAGCCTGTACCCGGCGCTGGTGCATTTCTATGACGCCGAATATCGCGGTCGCCCGATCCGCGTCGCAGCCCTGTACCAGCCGGTAAACGAATCCGGAGTGATGGGCATGGCCACCATTCTGGTGGCGGAAACCCTGGAGTCGCGTCGCTATCTGGCACGGCAGATGATGCTTTCCGCTTTGCTCAGCCAGGGAACCGTGGTGGTACTGACCATGATCCTGGCCTTTGCGTTGCTCAAGCGGGTGCTTAAGCCGATGCGCAAGCTTTCCGGCATTATGCTGCGGCGTGACCCGGGTGAACTGACGCCATTGCCGATGGTGTTGCCCTGGTCGGAAATGCAGCCGCTGTTGCTGGCATTCAACCGCTATATTGAACGGCTGCGGGTGATGGTCGCACGACAGGAACGTTTTAGCGCCGACGCTTCACATCAGCTGCGCACGCCGTTAACCGTATTGAAAACCCAGGTGGGGGTGGCGCTGGCCAGCGATAAGCCGGAGCAGTGGCGGGAAAGCTTGCTGGCCATGAGCGCAACGCTGGATAACACCGTGGCGCTGACCGATCGCTTGCTCTATCTCTCACGGCTCAAAGCTCATGAGCATCACGCCGATCGCCAACTGCAGCCGGTAAACCTGGCGCAGGTGCTGCGCGATGCCTGTTTTTCACGTTTACCCCAGGCCCGCAGCAAGCGCATCGATTTGGGGTACGAGGGAGAATCGGTTTGTTGGGTCGGCGGAGAAACGCTGTTGCTAACCGAACTGTGCGCCAACTTGCTGGATAACGCACTGAAATATACGCCGCATCAGGGCACGGTCACCGCACGGTTAACCCTGGACAAGCAGGCCGGGGAGGGAATATTGGAAATTGAAGACAGCGGCCCGGGCATTGCCCAACAGGATACCGCGCAGGCGCTGCAGCCGTTTCATCGGTTGGATAACGTGGGTGATCAACCCGGTGCCGGGTTAGGGCTGGCGCTGGTCAGCGATATCACCCGTTATCACGGCACCCGCCCGGAGCTGTTGACCTCGGCCACGCTGGGTGGCCTGCTGGTGCGGGTGCGTTTTCAATTATTATCTTAG
- a CDS encoding AraC family transcriptional regulator, whose product MPEIRHFPEALIPAPRPVQFRCEEFNARTEFQPHRHSWGQLMWVKAGVMVLRIGGQRFLAPPEFVLWAPAEIEHSCYNQRLAQCRMVDIALPLCAGLPKEPCLVSVTPIFRAIAEDFYARKQYIPQSKQDLRLCRALIDQLHVSPVQQTYLPTSEDKFLAPVLEALEHCPSDNTSLAIWATRVYTTERTLSRRCQQDLGMSFSEWRQRLRFLHAVSLLEQGKTVQEVALEVGYSSASAFIVMFQQIAGTTPERFRRA is encoded by the coding sequence ATGCCAGAAATCCGCCATTTCCCAGAAGCCTTGATCCCGGCGCCGCGGCCGGTGCAGTTCCGCTGCGAAGAGTTCAATGCGCGTACCGAGTTCCAGCCACATCGCCACAGCTGGGGACAGTTGATGTGGGTAAAAGCTGGCGTCATGGTGCTGCGTATCGGCGGCCAGCGCTTTTTGGCGCCGCCAGAGTTTGTGTTGTGGGCGCCGGCGGAGATTGAACACTCCTGCTATAACCAGCGCTTGGCGCAGTGTCGCATGGTGGATATTGCGCTGCCGCTGTGCGCCGGTTTGCCGAAAGAACCTTGTCTGGTCAGCGTGACCCCGATTTTCCGCGCCATTGCCGAAGATTTTTACGCTCGCAAACAATACATCCCGCAAAGCAAACAGGATTTACGCCTGTGCCGCGCGTTGATCGACCAACTGCATGTATCACCGGTGCAGCAAACTTATCTGCCGACCTCCGAAGACAAATTTTTGGCACCGGTGTTGGAAGCCCTGGAGCACTGTCCGTCGGACAATACCTCGCTCGCCATCTGGGCCACTCGGGTCTACACCACTGAACGCACGCTGTCGCGCCGCTGCCAGCAGGACTTGGGGATGTCGTTTAGCGAATGGCGTCAGCGCCTGCGTTTTTTGCATGCCGTTTCGCTGTTGGAGCAGGGTAAAACCGTACAAGAGGTTGCGCTGGAAGTGGGCTATAGCTCTGCGTCGGCGTTTATCGTCATGTTTCAGCAAATCGCCGGCACCACCCCCGAGCGCTTTCGCCGGGCATGA